A DNA window from Pyrus communis chromosome 3, drPyrComm1.1, whole genome shotgun sequence contains the following coding sequences:
- the LOC137728071 gene encoding salicylate carboxymethyltransferase-like, giving the protein MEVEQVLHMNGGIGKTSYATNSLLQRAVISMAKPIVKASIEQLCGTLFSDCLKIADLGCSSGPNTLLAVSDIIHNIHATFQKLSRPSPSLQAFLNDLPGNDFNTVFRSLPGFYKKLEEEQKLGPCFITAMPGSFYGRLFPNNSLHFVHSNYALMWISEAPKGLITKEGEGLNKKNICIAKTSPYAVYKLYLEQFRKDFTVFLRSRAEEVVPGGSMVLTTMGSIKSHDPLCIWEVVGLKLNDMVLEGLIEKEKLEIFNLPYYAPTTKEVEDVIEAEGSFTLQSLEVFKNDWDSYMKHAYSDLDKKARSAVLATDIRAVGEPILATQFGEAAMDDLFHRFEEDVLDHMEMENCQYINLVISLTKKR; this is encoded by the exons atggaGGTAGAGCAAGTGCTTCACATGAATGGAGGAATTGGGAAAACAAGCTATGCAACCAACTCTCTACTTCAA AGAGCTGTGATTTCGATGGCGAAGCCCATAGTTAAGGCAAGCATAGAGCAGCTTTGCGGCACACTCTTCTCTGACTGTTTGAAAATAGCAGACTTGGGATGCTCTTCCGGACCCAACACCCTGTTGGCAGTGTCAGATATCATACACAACATCCATGCCACTTTCCAAAAACTGAGCCGTCCATCCCCTTCACTCCAAGCCTTCTTGAATGATCTTCCCGGGAACGATTTCAACACTGTGTTCAGGTCATTGCCAGGGTTCTACAAGAAACTTGAGGAAGAACAGAAGTTGGGGCCATGTTTCATTACTGCAATGCCTGGTTCTTTCTATGGCAGGCTCTTTCCAAACAATTCTCTCCACTTTGTTCACTCTAATTATGCCCTTATGTGGATCTCTGAG GCTCCAAAAGGTTTGATTACCAAGGAAGGAGAGGGATTAAACAAGAAGAACATATGTATAGCAAAAACAAGCCCATATGCTGTGTATAAGTTGTATTTGGAGCAATTCAGAAAGGACTTCACAGTGTTTTTGAGGTCACGAGCAGAAGAGGTGGTCCCCGGAGGAAGTATGGTCCTCACCACAATGGGCAGCATAAAGAGCCATGACCCACTTTGCATTTGGGAAGTCGTCGGACTCAAACTCAATGATATGGTTTTAGAG GGTTTGATTGAGAAGGAAAAACTGGAGATCTTCAATCTGCCATATTATGCACCAACAACAAAGGAGGTTGAAGATGTAATCGAGGCTGAAGGATCTTTTACTTTGCAAAGCCTCGAAGTTTTCAAAAATGATTGGGACTCTTATATGAAGCATGCTTACAGTGACCTTGATAAAAAGGCAAGGTCTGCCGTACTTGCCACTGATATAAGGGCTGTGGGAGAGCCTATTCTGGCAACCCAATTTGGAGAAGCAGCTATGGACGATTTGTTTCACCGGTTCGAAGAAGATGTCCTTGATCACATGGAAATGGAGAATTGCCAGTACATTAACCTGGTTATCTCGTTGACAAAGAAGCGTTGA
- the LOC137728072 gene encoding salicylate carboxymethyltransferase-like: MEVEQVLHMNGGIGKTSYATNSLLQRAVISMVKPIVKASIEQLCSTLFSDCLKIADLGCSSGPNTLLAVSDIIHNIHATFQKLNRPSPSLQAFLNDLPGNDFNTVFRSLPGFYKKLEEEQKLGPCFITAMPGSFYGRLFPNNSLHFVHSNYALMWISEAPKGLLTKEGEGLNKKNICIAKASPYAVYKLYLEQFKKDFTVFLRSRADELVPGGSMVLTTMGSIKSHEPLCIWEVVGLKLNDMVLEGLIEKEKLEIFNLPYYAPTTKEVEDVIEAEGSFTLQSLEVFKNDWDSYIKHADSGLDKKARAAILATEIRAVGEPILATQFGEAAMDDLFHRFEEDVLEHMEMENCQYINLVISLTKKH, translated from the exons ATGGAGGTAGAGCAAGTGCTTCACATGAATGGAGGAATTGGGAAAACAAGCTATGCAACCAACTCTCTACTTCAA AGAGCTGTGATTTCGATGGTGAAGCCCATAGTTAAGGCAAGCATAGAGCAGCTTTGCAGCACACTCTTCTCTGACTGTTTGAAAATAGCAGACTTGGGATGCTCTTCCGGACCCAACACCCTTTTGGCGGTATCAGATATCATACACAACATCCATGCCACCTTCCAAAAACTGAACCGTCCGTCTCCTTCACTCCAAGCCTTCTTGAATGATCTTCCCGGGAACGATTTCAACACTGTGTTCAGGTCCTTGCCAGGGTTCTACAAGAAACTTGAGGAAGAACAGAAATTGGGGCCATGTTTCATTACTGCAATGCCAGGTTCATTCTATGGCAGGCTCTTTCCAAACAATTCTCTCCACTTTGTTCACTCTAATTATGCCCTTATGTGGATCTCTGAG GCTCCAAAAGGTTTGCTGACCAAGGAAGGAGAGGGATTAAACAAGAAGAACATATGCATAGCAAAAGCAAGCCCATATGCTGTGTATAAGTTGTATTTGGAGCAATTCAAAAAGGACTTTACAGTGTTTTTGAGGTCACGAGCAGACGAGCTGGTCCCCGGAGGAAGTATGGTCCTCACCACAATGGGCAGCATAAAGAGCCATGAACCACTTTGCATTTGGGAAGTTGTCGGACTCAAACTCAATGATATGGTTTTAGAG GGTTTGATTGAGAAGGAAAAACTGGAGATCTTCAATCTGCCATATTATGCACCAACAACAAAGGAGGTTGAAGATGTAATCGAGGCTGAAGGATCTTTTACTTTGCAAAGCCTTGAAGTTTTCAAAAATGATTGGGACTCTTATATAAAGCATGCTGACAGTGGCCTTGATAAAAAGGCAAGGGCTGCCATACTTGCCACTGAAATAAGGGCTGTGGGAGAGCCTATTCTGGCAACCCAATTCGGAGAAGCAGCTATGGACGATTTGTTTCACCGGTTTGAAGAAGATGTCCTTGAACACATGGAAATGGAGAATTGCCAGTACATTAACCTGGTTATCTCGTTGACAAAGAAGCATTGA